In Shewanella sp. MR-4, the genomic stretch ATCCGGTATCGGGTACACCATCGTGTAACAGTGCATCACGCACTTTATTCGCAAAGCGGGACTGAAATCGCTTCCACGCCGTGTCCTTGCGGTTTTTGCGATAACCAGCAATACAAAAATGTTCGGCATGAATTTGCGGCAATTGGGCCAACATGGCGGGAATATCCGCAGGGTCGTTTTGTCCATCGGCATCTAAGGTGACGATGTATTTACCGCGGGCGTGTAAAACGCCAGTGGAGATAGCGGTACTTTGGCCCGTACTACGCTCGTGACGAATGGCTTTGGCATCGCATTGCATCACCTCGGCGGTGTGCATAACTTCACCAAAAGTGTCATCCTGACTACCGTCGTCGACAACAAGAATTTCAAACTCAGTCAACCCTTGCAGGGCTTGGCATATCTCTTTCATTAATGGGCCAATATTGCCCACTTCATCTTTGGCGGGGATCACGACTGAAATCACGTTAAGGCTCCAAGCTTAATAACCATGAGTACGGTAACATAGGATTGTGGCAAACAAAAATCTGCATTGATAGGATGTTATGAATTAAACGGAACGCGAGCCCAGCATTGTATACGGGTAAAAATCGAGAAAAGAGCACTTAATTTGGAACTGTGAATTTCATCGAAATGACATATTCTAATGCCGCAGAAAATGCTAGTTTGAGAAACAAAATGCCAAACTGTATAAAACCTATGAACATAGTTGTAGTTGGAATGGGCTATGTTGGCCTATCGAACGCGGTTTTACTCGCCCAGCAAAACCATGTAGTAGCGATTGATTTGATGCCCGAGCGCATCGCGTTAGTTAATGCGCGTAAACCAACGGTCGCCGACAGTCTGATTGAAGAATATCTACAGCATAAAACCTTAAA encodes the following:
- a CDS encoding glycosyltransferase family 2 protein, producing the protein MISVVIPAKDEVGNIGPLMKEICQALQGLTEFEILVVDDGSQDDTFGEVMHTAEVMQCDAKAIRHERSTGQSTAISTGVLHARGKYIVTLDADGQNDPADIPAMLAQLPQIHAEHFCIAGYRKNRKDTAWKRFQSRFANKVRDALLHDGVPDTGCGLKLFPRETFLRMPYFDHMHRYIPALVRRMGGEVFISVVNHRDRQVGVSKYTAWNRVWVGIVDIMGVMWLGRRAKIAKVARSETSWHD